One region of Quercus lobata isolate SW786 chromosome 2, ValleyOak3.0 Primary Assembly, whole genome shotgun sequence genomic DNA includes:
- the LOC115977401 gene encoding probable xyloglucan endotransglucosylase/hydrolase protein 23, with protein MASMTSSSVPLIILLVPIVLGSIMVASAGNLNQDFDITWGDGRANIINNGELLTLSLDKTSGSGFQSKSEYLFGKIDMQLKLVPRNSAGTVTAYYLSSKGSTWDEIDFEFLGNLSGDPYILHTNVFSQGKGNREQQFYLWFDPTADFHTYSILWNPQRIIFSVDGTPIREFKNLESNGVPFPKNQPMRIYSSLWNADDWATRGGLIKTDWTQAPFTASYRNFNANACVWSSGGSSCGSNSPSSTSSSNAWLSQELDSASQQRLKWAQKNYMIYNYCTDTKRFPQGLPTECTTS; from the exons ATGGCTTCTATGACTTCTTCAAGTGTTCCCTTAATCATTCTTCTAGTGCCCATTGTTCTTGGGTCAATCATGGTTGCCTCTGCTGGTAACTTGAACCAAGACTTTGACATTACATGGGGAGATGGCCGTGCGAATATAATCAACAATGGTGAGCTCCTTACTCTCTCACTTGACAAAACTTCTGGATCAGGATTTCAGTCCAAGAGTGAATATCTATTTGGAAAGATTGATATGCAGCTCAAGCTTGTCCCTCGAAACTCTGCTGGCACTGTCACTGCCTATTAT TTATCCTCAAAAGGATCAacatgggatgagatagacttTGAATTCTTGGGAAATCTGAGTGGTGATCCTTATATACTTCACACTAATGTGTTCAGCCAAGGCAAGGGAAACAGAGAACAACAGTTCTATCTTTGGTTTGACCCAACTGCGGATTTTCACACCTATTCCATACTTTGGAATCCCCAGCGCATCAT CTTCTCTGTGGATGGCACTCCCATTAGAGAGTTCAAGAACTTGGAGTCAAATGGTGTTCCATTCCCAAAGAACCAGCCAATGAGGATATACTCTAGCCTCTGGAATGCTGATGACTGGGCCACAAGGGGTGGACTCATCAAGACAGATTGGACACAAGCTCCTTTCACTGCTTCCTATAGAAACTTCAATGCAAATGCTTGTGTTTGGTCCTCTGGGGGATCTTCTTGCGGTTCAAACTCTCCCTCTTCTACATCTAGCAGTAATGCTTGGCTCTCACAAGAATTGGATTCAGCAAGTCAGCAGAGATTGAAATGGGCGCAGAAGAACTACATGATATACAACTATTGCACAGATACAAAGAGATTTCCCCAAGGCCTCCCTACAGAATGTACCACATCTTAG